The following coding sequences lie in one Cloeon dipterum chromosome 1, ieCloDipt1.1, whole genome shotgun sequence genomic window:
- the LOC135948534 gene encoding INO80 complex subunit C: MVSKKKSTGPVSEGIDSLPGSSAPSPVPFSALNDDDSKQDEGAKRPVFKSKTFQHMNKSSNKKKAWKSLKQIIAQERAQPMPEGCVHYSGIEAPPSFKPAKKYSDLLGFLSKYTDPQTKLHYSTAAEFSIIRSLPNDIVTGYLTLRKANIQV; the protein is encoded by the exons ATGGTgagcaagaaaaaatcaactgGACCTGTG agTGAAGGCATTGATAGTCTTCCTGGATCATCAGCGCCCAGCCCAGTACCATTTTCGGCCCTGAATGACGATGACTCTAAGCAGGATGAAGGTGCCAAGAGGCCTGTGTTTAAATCCAAAACCTTCCAg cacaTGAACAAATCTTcgaataaaaagaaagcatGGAAATCTCTTAAACAAATAATCGCGCAAGAGAGAGCACAGCCAATGCCAGAAGGGTGTGTCCATT acagtGGAATTGAGGCCCCTCCTTCTTTTAAGCCTGCTAAGAAGTATTCTGATCTCTTGGGATTTTTG tctAAATACACGGATCCTCAAACGAAACTTCATTATTCAACAGCAGCAGAATTCTCGATCATCAGATCACTTCCAAATGACATAGTCACCGGCTACTTAACTCTACGAAAAGCCAATATTCAAGTCTGA
- the Doa gene encoding uncharacterized protein Doa isoform X1, which translates to MSRRHQYQRSATMSSLVDNDVVRTCTSLIQRLTTRVRGPSMSTMSTSNPAIVSSSAVAAAAISNMGSERTRLENKYADLLERRKLHAATTPPAVDTLAASKLNGRSSGSRDRTPYRLNDYTKPAPSVQLGKYQYKTRARTGGLQTSASSSAVYRPQQSSPPKSVASLYARPSPPPLAAAKRRQYAGVAGRQSLQMEPLTRSKMVLSNYEEHLNGVTRPQDRIGGRNKYEDYEAKSRSNYSFARTMDEPPKYRQHSEAARYPTNLATSKSCHNFGLGMKHHFHKEGSRDSSTLEREIEPMVLSKSKSKPRKDIDSLLLKYSIIDDAYSGKVNVHNPYALGSTGSPKRYVSKYVAPPVVPAAASVVAPRPHDPMPLSPISKPLQTPKFNFRNSTTSYRSTPTQDDDEGHLMYRHGDCLQHRYRILATLGEGTFGKVVKVKDMDRNDRVFALKIIKNVEKYREAAKLEINALEKISEKDPSNRHLCVQLTQWFDYHGHICLGFEMLGLSVFDFLKDNQYQPYPMDQVQHIGYQLCYAVKFLHENRLTHTDLKPENILFVDSDYEVTFNNKKKRDVRRVKRTDVRLIDFGSATFDHEHHSTIVSTRHYRAPEVILELGWSQPCDVWSIGCILFELYLGITLFQTHDNREHLAMMERILGPIPYRMARKTKTKYFYHGKLDWDERSSAGRYVRENCKPLHRYQITEEEQHVALFDLISRMLEYEPSNRITLAEALDHTFFSYLPPDKILHLQDRKRVASPKSDNEERERSHSLSR; encoded by the exons ATGTCCCGGCGGCACCAGTACCAGCGCTCGGCTACCATGTCTTCTCTAGTGGACAACGACGTCGTGCGCACTTGCACCAGTCTAATCCAGCGGCTGACCACCAGGGTGCGAGGGCCGTCAATGTCAACCATGTCAACGAGCAACCCCGCCATCGTGTCCTCGTCGGCCGTGGCGGCCGCTGCCATCAGCAACATGGGCAGCGAGCGCACCCGCCTCGAGAACAAGTACGCCGACCTGCTGGAGCGGCGCAAACTGCACGCGGCCACTACCCCGCCGGCGGTCGACACCTTGGCCGCCTCCAAGCTCAACGGCCGCTCGTCTGGCTCGAGGGACCGCACCCCGTACCGACTAAATGACTACACGAAGCCGGCGCCCTCGGTGCAGCTCGGCAAGTACCAATACAAGACGAGGGCCAGGACCGGCGGGCTGCAGACCTCGGCGTCCTCGTCGGCCGTCTACCGGCCGCAGCAGAGCAGCCCGCCCAAGAGCGTGGCCTCGTTGTACGCGAGGCCTAGTCCGCCCCCGCTGGCCGCCGCCAAGCGGAGGCAGTACGCGGGGGTGGCCGGGCGGCAGAGTCTGCAGATGGAGCCGCTCACTCGGTCTAAGATGGTGCTGTCCAACTACGAGGAGCACCTGAACGGCGTAACCCGGCCTCAGGATAGAATCGGCGGCCGCAACAAGTACGAGGACTACGAGGCCAAGAGTAGGAGCAACTACAGTTTCGCCAGGACGATGGACGAACCGCCCAAGTACAGGCAGCACTCGGAGGCGGCGCGCTACCCGACCAACTTGGCCACCTCCAAAAGCTGCCATAACTTTGGTCTTGGCATGAAGCATCACTTCCACAAG GAGGGGTCGCGGGACAGCTCGACGCTGGAGCGAGAAATCGAGCCCATGGTGTTGTCCAAGTCCAAGTCGAAGCCTCGCAAGGACATTGACTCGCTGCTGCTCAAGTACTCGATCATCGACGACGCGTACTCGGGCAAAGTGAACGTGCACAACCCGTACGCGCTGGGCTCGACGGGCTCGCCGAAGCGATACGTGAGCAAGTACGTGGCCCCGCCGGTGGTGCCCGCGGCGGCCTCCGTCGTCGCCCCTCGCCCCCACGACCCCATGCCCCTGTCCCCAATCAGCAAACCGTTGCAAACGCcgaaattcaatttccgtAACTCGACTACTAGCTACCGC TCGACACCTACCCAGGATGATGATGAAGGACATCTAATGTATCGACACGGAGACTGTCTTCAGCACCGCT ATCGAATCCTGGCCACCCTAGGAGAGGGAACTTTCGGCAAGGTCGTCAAAGTCAAGGACATGGACAG AAACGACCGTGTCTTTGCTCTCAAGATCATAAagaatgttgaaaaatacagaGAGGCTGCCAAGTTAGAGATCAATgccttggaaaaaatttctgagaaagaCCCATCTAACAGACA TTTGTGTGTCCAACTGACGCAATGGTTTGACTACCATGGCCACATCTGCCTTGGATTTGAGATGCTGGGATTGAGTGTTTTTGACTTCCTG AAAGACAACCAGTACCAGCCCTACCCAATGGATCAAGTCCAGCACATTGGCTACCAGTTGTGCTACGCCGTCAAGTTCCTGCATGAAAATAGACTAACTCATACTGATCTGAAACCAGAGAACATTCTCTTTGTCGATTCTGACTATGAAGTCACCTTCAACAACAAAAAG AAGCGAGATGTGCGGCGTGTAAAGCGGACTGACGTTCGGCTGATTGACTTTGGTAGTGCAACCTTTGATCACGAGCACCACAGCACCATCGTTAGCACCCGACATTACCGAGCACCTGAAGTAATTTTAG AGTTGGGCTGGTCTCAACCCTGTGATGTGTGGTCAATTGGCTGCATCTTGTTTGAGCTGTACCTGGGCATTACTCTGTTCCAAACGCATGACAACAGAGAGCACTTAGCCATGATGGAGAGAATTCTTGGTCCCATACCTTATAG aATGGCAAGGAAAACCAagacgaaatatttttatcacgGAAAACTTGACTGGGACGAAAGAAGTTCTGCTGGACGCTATGTCAGAGAAAACTGCAAACCTCTGCAT CGCTACCAGATTACAGAAGAGGAGCAGCACGTGGCTCTGTTTGACTTGATCTCTCGCATGCTCGAGTACGAGCCCTCGAACCGCATCACCCTGGCTGAAGCCTTGGACCACACGTTCTTCTCCTACCTGCCGCCGGATAAAATTCTGCACCTGCAG GACAGGAAGCGCGTCGCGTCCCCTAAGAGCGACAACGAGGAACGCGAGAGGAGTCACTCGCTGTCCAGGTGA
- the Doa gene encoding uncharacterized protein Doa isoform X2 gives MSRRHQYQRSATMSSLVDNDVVRTCTSLIQRLTTRVRGPSMSTMSTSNPAIVSSSAVAAAAISNMGSERTRLENKYADLLERRKLHAATTPPAVDTLAASKLNGRSSGSRDRTPYRLNDYTKPAPSVQLGKYQYKTRARTGGLQTSASSSAVYRPQQSSPPKSVASLYARPSPPPLAAAKRRQYAGVAGRQSLQMEPLTRSKMVLSNYEEHLNGVTRPQDRIGGRNKYEDYEAKSRSNYSFARTMDEPPKYRQHSEAARYPTNLATSKSCHNFGLGMKHHFHKEGSRDSSTLEREIEPMVLSKSKSKPRKDIDSLLLKYSIIDDAYSGKVNVHNPYALGSTGSPKRYVSKYVAPPVVPAAASVVAPRPHDPMPLSPISKPLQTPKFNFRNSTTSYRSTPTQDDDEGHLMYRHGDCLQHRYRILATLGEGTFGKVVKVKDMDRNDRVFALKIIKNVEKYREAAKLEINALEKISEKDPSNRHLCVQLTQWFDYHGHICLGFEMLGLSVFDFLKDNQYQPYPMDQVQHIGYQLCYAVKFLHENRLTHTDLKPENILFVDSDYEVTFNNKKRDVRRVKRTDVRLIDFGSATFDHEHHSTIVSTRHYRAPEVILELGWSQPCDVWSIGCILFELYLGITLFQTHDNREHLAMMERILGPIPYRMARKTKTKYFYHGKLDWDERSSAGRYVRENCKPLHRYQITEEEQHVALFDLISRMLEYEPSNRITLAEALDHTFFSYLPPDKILHLQDRKRVASPKSDNEERERSHSLSR, from the exons ATGTCCCGGCGGCACCAGTACCAGCGCTCGGCTACCATGTCTTCTCTAGTGGACAACGACGTCGTGCGCACTTGCACCAGTCTAATCCAGCGGCTGACCACCAGGGTGCGAGGGCCGTCAATGTCAACCATGTCAACGAGCAACCCCGCCATCGTGTCCTCGTCGGCCGTGGCGGCCGCTGCCATCAGCAACATGGGCAGCGAGCGCACCCGCCTCGAGAACAAGTACGCCGACCTGCTGGAGCGGCGCAAACTGCACGCGGCCACTACCCCGCCGGCGGTCGACACCTTGGCCGCCTCCAAGCTCAACGGCCGCTCGTCTGGCTCGAGGGACCGCACCCCGTACCGACTAAATGACTACACGAAGCCGGCGCCCTCGGTGCAGCTCGGCAAGTACCAATACAAGACGAGGGCCAGGACCGGCGGGCTGCAGACCTCGGCGTCCTCGTCGGCCGTCTACCGGCCGCAGCAGAGCAGCCCGCCCAAGAGCGTGGCCTCGTTGTACGCGAGGCCTAGTCCGCCCCCGCTGGCCGCCGCCAAGCGGAGGCAGTACGCGGGGGTGGCCGGGCGGCAGAGTCTGCAGATGGAGCCGCTCACTCGGTCTAAGATGGTGCTGTCCAACTACGAGGAGCACCTGAACGGCGTAACCCGGCCTCAGGATAGAATCGGCGGCCGCAACAAGTACGAGGACTACGAGGCCAAGAGTAGGAGCAACTACAGTTTCGCCAGGACGATGGACGAACCGCCCAAGTACAGGCAGCACTCGGAGGCGGCGCGCTACCCGACCAACTTGGCCACCTCCAAAAGCTGCCATAACTTTGGTCTTGGCATGAAGCATCACTTCCACAAG GAGGGGTCGCGGGACAGCTCGACGCTGGAGCGAGAAATCGAGCCCATGGTGTTGTCCAAGTCCAAGTCGAAGCCTCGCAAGGACATTGACTCGCTGCTGCTCAAGTACTCGATCATCGACGACGCGTACTCGGGCAAAGTGAACGTGCACAACCCGTACGCGCTGGGCTCGACGGGCTCGCCGAAGCGATACGTGAGCAAGTACGTGGCCCCGCCGGTGGTGCCCGCGGCGGCCTCCGTCGTCGCCCCTCGCCCCCACGACCCCATGCCCCTGTCCCCAATCAGCAAACCGTTGCAAACGCcgaaattcaatttccgtAACTCGACTACTAGCTACCGC TCGACACCTACCCAGGATGATGATGAAGGACATCTAATGTATCGACACGGAGACTGTCTTCAGCACCGCT ATCGAATCCTGGCCACCCTAGGAGAGGGAACTTTCGGCAAGGTCGTCAAAGTCAAGGACATGGACAG AAACGACCGTGTCTTTGCTCTCAAGATCATAAagaatgttgaaaaatacagaGAGGCTGCCAAGTTAGAGATCAATgccttggaaaaaatttctgagaaagaCCCATCTAACAGACA TTTGTGTGTCCAACTGACGCAATGGTTTGACTACCATGGCCACATCTGCCTTGGATTTGAGATGCTGGGATTGAGTGTTTTTGACTTCCTG AAAGACAACCAGTACCAGCCCTACCCAATGGATCAAGTCCAGCACATTGGCTACCAGTTGTGCTACGCCGTCAAGTTCCTGCATGAAAATAGACTAACTCATACTGATCTGAAACCAGAGAACATTCTCTTTGTCGATTCTGACTATGAAGTCACCTTCAACAACAAAAAG CGAGATGTGCGGCGTGTAAAGCGGACTGACGTTCGGCTGATTGACTTTGGTAGTGCAACCTTTGATCACGAGCACCACAGCACCATCGTTAGCACCCGACATTACCGAGCACCTGAAGTAATTTTAG AGTTGGGCTGGTCTCAACCCTGTGATGTGTGGTCAATTGGCTGCATCTTGTTTGAGCTGTACCTGGGCATTACTCTGTTCCAAACGCATGACAACAGAGAGCACTTAGCCATGATGGAGAGAATTCTTGGTCCCATACCTTATAG aATGGCAAGGAAAACCAagacgaaatatttttatcacgGAAAACTTGACTGGGACGAAAGAAGTTCTGCTGGACGCTATGTCAGAGAAAACTGCAAACCTCTGCAT CGCTACCAGATTACAGAAGAGGAGCAGCACGTGGCTCTGTTTGACTTGATCTCTCGCATGCTCGAGTACGAGCCCTCGAACCGCATCACCCTGGCTGAAGCCTTGGACCACACGTTCTTCTCCTACCTGCCGCCGGATAAAATTCTGCACCTGCAG GACAGGAAGCGCGTCGCGTCCCCTAAGAGCGACAACGAGGAACGCGAGAGGAGTCACTCGCTGTCCAGGTGA
- the Doa gene encoding dual specificity protein kinase CLK2 isoform X4 has translation MSRRHQYQRSATMSSLVDNDVVRTCTSLIQRLTTRVRGPSMSTMSTSNPAIVSSSAVAAAAISNMGSERTRLENKYADLLERRKLHAATTPPAVDTLAASKLNGRSSGSRDRTPYRLNDYTKPAPSVQLGKYQYKTRARTGGLQTSASSSAVYRPQQSSPPKSVASLYARPSPPPLAAAKRRQYAGVAGRQSLQMEPLTRSKMVLSNYEEHLNGVTRPQDRIGGRNKYEDYEAKSRSNYSFARTMDEPPKYRQHSEAARYPTNLATSKSCHNFGLGMKHHFHKSTPTQDDDEGHLMYRHGDCLQHRYRILATLGEGTFGKVVKVKDMDRNDRVFALKIIKNVEKYREAAKLEINALEKISEKDPSNRHLCVQLTQWFDYHGHICLGFEMLGLSVFDFLKDNQYQPYPMDQVQHIGYQLCYAVKFLHENRLTHTDLKPENILFVDSDYEVTFNNKKKRDVRRVKRTDVRLIDFGSATFDHEHHSTIVSTRHYRAPEVILELGWSQPCDVWSIGCILFELYLGITLFQTHDNREHLAMMERILGPIPYRMARKTKTKYFYHGKLDWDERSSAGRYVRENCKPLHRYQITEEEQHVALFDLISRMLEYEPSNRITLAEALDHTFFSYLPPDKILHLQDRKRVASPKSDNEERERSHSLSR, from the exons ATGTCCCGGCGGCACCAGTACCAGCGCTCGGCTACCATGTCTTCTCTAGTGGACAACGACGTCGTGCGCACTTGCACCAGTCTAATCCAGCGGCTGACCACCAGGGTGCGAGGGCCGTCAATGTCAACCATGTCAACGAGCAACCCCGCCATCGTGTCCTCGTCGGCCGTGGCGGCCGCTGCCATCAGCAACATGGGCAGCGAGCGCACCCGCCTCGAGAACAAGTACGCCGACCTGCTGGAGCGGCGCAAACTGCACGCGGCCACTACCCCGCCGGCGGTCGACACCTTGGCCGCCTCCAAGCTCAACGGCCGCTCGTCTGGCTCGAGGGACCGCACCCCGTACCGACTAAATGACTACACGAAGCCGGCGCCCTCGGTGCAGCTCGGCAAGTACCAATACAAGACGAGGGCCAGGACCGGCGGGCTGCAGACCTCGGCGTCCTCGTCGGCCGTCTACCGGCCGCAGCAGAGCAGCCCGCCCAAGAGCGTGGCCTCGTTGTACGCGAGGCCTAGTCCGCCCCCGCTGGCCGCCGCCAAGCGGAGGCAGTACGCGGGGGTGGCCGGGCGGCAGAGTCTGCAGATGGAGCCGCTCACTCGGTCTAAGATGGTGCTGTCCAACTACGAGGAGCACCTGAACGGCGTAACCCGGCCTCAGGATAGAATCGGCGGCCGCAACAAGTACGAGGACTACGAGGCCAAGAGTAGGAGCAACTACAGTTTCGCCAGGACGATGGACGAACCGCCCAAGTACAGGCAGCACTCGGAGGCGGCGCGCTACCCGACCAACTTGGCCACCTCCAAAAGCTGCCATAACTTTGGTCTTGGCATGAAGCATCACTTCCACAAG TCGACACCTACCCAGGATGATGATGAAGGACATCTAATGTATCGACACGGAGACTGTCTTCAGCACCGCT ATCGAATCCTGGCCACCCTAGGAGAGGGAACTTTCGGCAAGGTCGTCAAAGTCAAGGACATGGACAG AAACGACCGTGTCTTTGCTCTCAAGATCATAAagaatgttgaaaaatacagaGAGGCTGCCAAGTTAGAGATCAATgccttggaaaaaatttctgagaaagaCCCATCTAACAGACA TTTGTGTGTCCAACTGACGCAATGGTTTGACTACCATGGCCACATCTGCCTTGGATTTGAGATGCTGGGATTGAGTGTTTTTGACTTCCTG AAAGACAACCAGTACCAGCCCTACCCAATGGATCAAGTCCAGCACATTGGCTACCAGTTGTGCTACGCCGTCAAGTTCCTGCATGAAAATAGACTAACTCATACTGATCTGAAACCAGAGAACATTCTCTTTGTCGATTCTGACTATGAAGTCACCTTCAACAACAAAAAG AAGCGAGATGTGCGGCGTGTAAAGCGGACTGACGTTCGGCTGATTGACTTTGGTAGTGCAACCTTTGATCACGAGCACCACAGCACCATCGTTAGCACCCGACATTACCGAGCACCTGAAGTAATTTTAG AGTTGGGCTGGTCTCAACCCTGTGATGTGTGGTCAATTGGCTGCATCTTGTTTGAGCTGTACCTGGGCATTACTCTGTTCCAAACGCATGACAACAGAGAGCACTTAGCCATGATGGAGAGAATTCTTGGTCCCATACCTTATAG aATGGCAAGGAAAACCAagacgaaatatttttatcacgGAAAACTTGACTGGGACGAAAGAAGTTCTGCTGGACGCTATGTCAGAGAAAACTGCAAACCTCTGCAT CGCTACCAGATTACAGAAGAGGAGCAGCACGTGGCTCTGTTTGACTTGATCTCTCGCATGCTCGAGTACGAGCCCTCGAACCGCATCACCCTGGCTGAAGCCTTGGACCACACGTTCTTCTCCTACCTGCCGCCGGATAAAATTCTGCACCTGCAG GACAGGAAGCGCGTCGCGTCCCCTAAGAGCGACAACGAGGAACGCGAGAGGAGTCACTCGCTGTCCAGGTGA
- the Doa gene encoding uncharacterized protein Doa isoform X3, whose translation MSRRHQYQRSATMSSLVDNDVVRTCTSLIQRLTTRVRGPSMSTMSTSNPAIVSSSAVAAAAISNMGSERTRLENKYADLLERRKLHAATTPPAVDTLAASKLNGRSSGSRDRTPYRLNDYTKPAPSVQLGKYQYKTRARTGGLQTSASSSAVYRPQQSSPPKSVASLYARPSPPPLAAAKRRQYAGVAGRQSLQMEPLTRSKMVLSNYEEHLNGVTRPQDRIGGRNKYEDYEAKSRSNYSFARTMDEPPKYRQHSEAARYPTNLATSKSCHNFGLGMKHHFHKEGSRDSSTLEREIEPMVLSKSKSKPRKDIDSLLLKYSIIDDAYSGKVNVHNPYALGSTGSPKRYVSKYVAPPVVPAAASVVAPRPHDPMPLSPISKPLQTPKFNFRNSTTSYRSTPTQDDDEGHLMYRHGDCLQHRYRILATLGEGTFGKVVKVKDMDRNDRVFALKIIKNVEKYREAAKLEINALEKISEKDPSNRHLCVQLTQWFDYHGHICLGFEMLGLSVFDFLKDNQYQPYPMDQVQHIGYQLCYAVKFLHENRLTHTDLKPENILFVDSDYEVTFNNKKKRDVRRVKRTDVRLIDFGSATFDHEHHSTIVSTRHYRAPEVILELGWSQPCDVWSIGCILFELYLGITLFQTHDNREHLAMMERILGPIPYRMARKTKTKYFYHGKLDWDERSSAGRYVRENCKPLHRYQITEEEQHVALFDLISRMLEYEPSNRITLAEALDHTFFSYLPPDKILHLQIESGN comes from the exons ATGTCCCGGCGGCACCAGTACCAGCGCTCGGCTACCATGTCTTCTCTAGTGGACAACGACGTCGTGCGCACTTGCACCAGTCTAATCCAGCGGCTGACCACCAGGGTGCGAGGGCCGTCAATGTCAACCATGTCAACGAGCAACCCCGCCATCGTGTCCTCGTCGGCCGTGGCGGCCGCTGCCATCAGCAACATGGGCAGCGAGCGCACCCGCCTCGAGAACAAGTACGCCGACCTGCTGGAGCGGCGCAAACTGCACGCGGCCACTACCCCGCCGGCGGTCGACACCTTGGCCGCCTCCAAGCTCAACGGCCGCTCGTCTGGCTCGAGGGACCGCACCCCGTACCGACTAAATGACTACACGAAGCCGGCGCCCTCGGTGCAGCTCGGCAAGTACCAATACAAGACGAGGGCCAGGACCGGCGGGCTGCAGACCTCGGCGTCCTCGTCGGCCGTCTACCGGCCGCAGCAGAGCAGCCCGCCCAAGAGCGTGGCCTCGTTGTACGCGAGGCCTAGTCCGCCCCCGCTGGCCGCCGCCAAGCGGAGGCAGTACGCGGGGGTGGCCGGGCGGCAGAGTCTGCAGATGGAGCCGCTCACTCGGTCTAAGATGGTGCTGTCCAACTACGAGGAGCACCTGAACGGCGTAACCCGGCCTCAGGATAGAATCGGCGGCCGCAACAAGTACGAGGACTACGAGGCCAAGAGTAGGAGCAACTACAGTTTCGCCAGGACGATGGACGAACCGCCCAAGTACAGGCAGCACTCGGAGGCGGCGCGCTACCCGACCAACTTGGCCACCTCCAAAAGCTGCCATAACTTTGGTCTTGGCATGAAGCATCACTTCCACAAG GAGGGGTCGCGGGACAGCTCGACGCTGGAGCGAGAAATCGAGCCCATGGTGTTGTCCAAGTCCAAGTCGAAGCCTCGCAAGGACATTGACTCGCTGCTGCTCAAGTACTCGATCATCGACGACGCGTACTCGGGCAAAGTGAACGTGCACAACCCGTACGCGCTGGGCTCGACGGGCTCGCCGAAGCGATACGTGAGCAAGTACGTGGCCCCGCCGGTGGTGCCCGCGGCGGCCTCCGTCGTCGCCCCTCGCCCCCACGACCCCATGCCCCTGTCCCCAATCAGCAAACCGTTGCAAACGCcgaaattcaatttccgtAACTCGACTACTAGCTACCGC TCGACACCTACCCAGGATGATGATGAAGGACATCTAATGTATCGACACGGAGACTGTCTTCAGCACCGCT ATCGAATCCTGGCCACCCTAGGAGAGGGAACTTTCGGCAAGGTCGTCAAAGTCAAGGACATGGACAG AAACGACCGTGTCTTTGCTCTCAAGATCATAAagaatgttgaaaaatacagaGAGGCTGCCAAGTTAGAGATCAATgccttggaaaaaatttctgagaaagaCCCATCTAACAGACA TTTGTGTGTCCAACTGACGCAATGGTTTGACTACCATGGCCACATCTGCCTTGGATTTGAGATGCTGGGATTGAGTGTTTTTGACTTCCTG AAAGACAACCAGTACCAGCCCTACCCAATGGATCAAGTCCAGCACATTGGCTACCAGTTGTGCTACGCCGTCAAGTTCCTGCATGAAAATAGACTAACTCATACTGATCTGAAACCAGAGAACATTCTCTTTGTCGATTCTGACTATGAAGTCACCTTCAACAACAAAAAG AAGCGAGATGTGCGGCGTGTAAAGCGGACTGACGTTCGGCTGATTGACTTTGGTAGTGCAACCTTTGATCACGAGCACCACAGCACCATCGTTAGCACCCGACATTACCGAGCACCTGAAGTAATTTTAG AGTTGGGCTGGTCTCAACCCTGTGATGTGTGGTCAATTGGCTGCATCTTGTTTGAGCTGTACCTGGGCATTACTCTGTTCCAAACGCATGACAACAGAGAGCACTTAGCCATGATGGAGAGAATTCTTGGTCCCATACCTTATAG aATGGCAAGGAAAACCAagacgaaatatttttatcacgGAAAACTTGACTGGGACGAAAGAAGTTCTGCTGGACGCTATGTCAGAGAAAACTGCAAACCTCTGCAT CGCTACCAGATTACAGAAGAGGAGCAGCACGTGGCTCTGTTTGACTTGATCTCTCGCATGCTCGAGTACGAGCCCTCGAACCGCATCACCCTGGCTGAAGCCTTGGACCACACGTTCTTCTCCTACCTGCCGCCGGATAAAATTCTGCACCTGCAG ATTGAAAGTGGAAATTAA